The segment ATAGGTGCCACAGGTTGGACAGGCCGTCGCGCCAGGGGCGCAGCTTGGGCTCGCCGACGCGCTGCCGGTACACGATGGGCACCTCGCGCCAGGCCCGCGTCCGCTTGCACGCCTTGATTTTGAGCTCCTGCGACAGGGGCATCCCGTCCGACTTCAAGTCGAGCTTGTCCAGCAGGGACTTCCGGATAATCCACATGCCGGACTGAGAGTCCTTGAGGCGCAGCCCCGTCAGGAGTGTGGTCAGGAAGGTGAGCAGGGCGTTGCCCATCTTGTTCCGCAGGGGCATCGCCCCCTTGGCCATCATGGCGAAGCGGTTGGTAGTCAGGAGGTCCAGCCCGTCCCTGTCCAGCATCTGGACAAGCTGCGGCAGCGTCTCCAGGGGGTAGGTCATGTCCGCGTCGGCGGAGACGATGATGTCGCCCGTCGCGTGCCGATAGCCGGCCTTGTACGCGCGGCCATACCCGCGGTTCGGTTCCAGCACTACTTCCGCGCCCGCCTGACGCGCCAAGTCGCCCGTCCCGTCCGTCGAGCCGTTGTCCACGACGACGATCTGCGTCGCAAACCCGATTCCGGCCAGCTCCCGCACGGGCACGCTGGCTACGACCAGACGAATAGCCTTCGACTCATTGAGGGCGGGTATGACGATCGACAGCGTTCGCTGTTTCTCAGTCATGCGTTGCACCGCCTCCTGTTGCTTCCTGCGCGGCTGGCTGCCTTCGGACGCCCCAGGTCAGCAGATGGTTCGCACTGAAGTTCCACAGCGCCGACAAGCCTGCGCCAGCAAGGTTGGATACCATGTAGTGAAGCCCCGCGTACTGAGTGAGGAGGAATAGTACCAACAGGTTGAGGCCCATGCCGACGCCGTTGACCGCCTGGTATTTGCCGCCACGCGCCCAGATGGAGCCGGAGCGCCGGTCCCGC is part of the Dehalococcoidia bacterium genome and harbors:
- a CDS encoding glycosyltransferase family 2 protein produces the protein MTEKQRTLSIVIPALNESKAIRLVVASVPVRELAGIGFATQIVVVDNGSTDGTGDLARQAGAEVVLEPNRGYGRAYKAGYRHATGDIIVSADADMTYPLETLPQLVQMLDRDGLDLLTTNRFAMMAKGAMPLRNKMGNALLTFLTTLLTGLRLKDSQSGMWIIRKSLLDKLDLKSDGMPLSQELKIKACKRTRAWREVPIVYRQRVGEPKLRPWRDGLSNLWHLFRSGWQG
- a CDS encoding GtrA family protein, coding for MTESPLARRAQALAVRFQKFLLVGAGGLAINVGGLAALTEWGHVQYVLAGLIAIEMSLFFTFALNERWTWRDRRSGSIWARGGKYQAVNGVGMGLNLLVLFLLTQYAGLHYMVSNLAGAGLSALWNFSANHLLTWGVRRQPAAQEATGGGATHD